Proteins from a single region of Candidatus Baltobacteraceae bacterium:
- a CDS encoding 2-oxoacid:acceptor oxidoreductase subunit alpha, which yields MAQEAIVNDFTLRVATVNGSGSQSSNLVLATAIFRLGIAVAPKNVFPSNIEGLPTWFDVRVTPQGYQCRSREIDVLVALNPATWQSDLASVRPGGVIVHESAYPMTTLRDDLTFYAVPFGELAKSHFDAGPLRKYLVNMVYVGVVAELLGIPIESIEAAVRGQFSKKPAAAEKNMVAVHVGVEYARANLRKHDPYRLEAVAGGTDGLMFMDGNRSAALGCVMAGCTVAAWYPITPSSSLCENFIALCDRYRVDPQTGKRKAAIVQAEDELAAIGMVFGATWAGARAMTSTSGPGISLMAEYVGFGYYAELPGVIFDVQRVGPSTGLPTRTMQGDVAFAYTLSHGDTKHIVLLPATVGEAYAFAMQAFDLADRFQTPVFVLSDLDLGMNPWMTPPLPYPERDFDRGKVLNAHDLAQLESWGRYRDVDGDAIPYRTLPGTDHPNAGYFTRGTGHDEAAHYSEDAATFARNLDRLVRKHDAARAAVPQPIVDEAGHAVGLIAYGTTHHAIVEARDRLNDAGIPTDYLRVCALPFAPEVQAFVERHERVYVVEQNRDGQLHTLLRSELATHAIERLRSIRHYNGVPIDARAIIDPLVDAERAAVTA from the coding sequence ATGGCCCAAGAAGCGATCGTGAACGATTTTACGCTCCGGGTGGCGACGGTCAACGGTTCCGGAAGCCAATCCTCTAACCTCGTGCTCGCCACCGCGATCTTTCGGCTCGGCATCGCGGTCGCACCTAAAAACGTCTTCCCGTCGAATATCGAAGGCTTGCCGACCTGGTTCGACGTTCGGGTTACTCCGCAAGGCTACCAATGCCGCAGTCGCGAGATCGACGTGCTCGTCGCGCTCAATCCCGCGACGTGGCAGAGCGACCTCGCAAGCGTCCGTCCGGGCGGCGTCATCGTCCACGAATCCGCCTACCCGATGACGACCCTGCGCGACGACCTCACGTTTTACGCCGTGCCGTTCGGCGAGCTTGCGAAGTCGCATTTCGATGCCGGACCTCTGCGCAAATATCTCGTCAACATGGTCTACGTCGGCGTCGTTGCCGAACTGCTGGGCATTCCTATCGAGTCGATCGAAGCGGCCGTGCGCGGCCAGTTCAGCAAAAAACCGGCCGCAGCCGAGAAAAATATGGTTGCCGTGCACGTCGGCGTCGAGTACGCGCGAGCGAATCTCCGCAAGCACGACCCTTACCGGCTCGAAGCCGTCGCGGGCGGAACCGACGGGTTGATGTTTATGGACGGCAATCGCAGCGCCGCGCTCGGATGCGTGATGGCCGGGTGCACCGTCGCCGCGTGGTATCCGATCACGCCGTCATCGTCGCTCTGCGAAAACTTCATCGCGCTTTGCGATCGTTATCGCGTCGACCCGCAGACCGGAAAGCGAAAGGCGGCGATCGTACAGGCCGAGGACGAACTCGCGGCAATCGGCATGGTCTTCGGCGCGACTTGGGCCGGGGCGCGCGCGATGACCTCGACGTCGGGGCCGGGAATCTCGCTGATGGCCGAGTACGTCGGCTTCGGCTATTACGCCGAGTTGCCGGGCGTGATCTTCGACGTGCAGCGCGTGGGGCCGTCGACCGGTCTCCCGACGCGGACGATGCAGGGCGATGTCGCGTTTGCCTACACGCTCTCGCACGGCGACACCAAACACATCGTGCTCTTGCCGGCCACCGTGGGGGAGGCCTACGCGTTCGCGATGCAGGCGTTCGATTTGGCGGATCGTTTTCAAACACCCGTCTTCGTATTGAGCGATCTCGATCTCGGTATGAACCCTTGGATGACGCCGCCGCTGCCCTATCCGGAGCGCGACTTCGATCGCGGCAAGGTGTTGAACGCGCACGATCTCGCGCAACTCGAATCGTGGGGCCGGTATCGCGACGTCGACGGGGACGCAATCCCCTATCGCACGCTGCCGGGAACGGATCACCCGAATGCGGGCTATTTCACGCGCGGTACGGGACACGACGAAGCGGCCCACTATTCCGAAGACGCGGCGACCTTCGCACGCAACCTCGATCGGCTCGTGCGCAAGCACGACGCGGCGCGCGCGGCCGTCCCGCAGCCGATCGTCGATGAGGCGGGTCACGCGGTCGGCTTGATCGCATACGGAACCACGCATCATGCGATCGTCGAGGCGCGCGATCGCCTGAACGATGCGGGCATTCCCACCGATTACCTGCGCGTCTGCGCGCTGCCGTTCGCGCCCGAGGTCCAAGCGTTCGTGGAACGCCACGAACGCGTCTACGTCGTCGAGCAAAACCGCGACGGGCAGCTTCACACGCTGCTGCGCTCGGAGCTCGCAACGCACGCCATCGAGCGCTTGCGGTCGATTCGCCATTACAACGGCGTTCCGATCGACGCGCGCGCGATTATCGATCCGCTCGTAGATGCCGAGCGCGCGGCCGTCACGGCTTAG
- a CDS encoding amino acid permease — translation MDAIPVKQRTLLRRLGSFDAALIVMGGIIGSGIFRNPSVVAARVHTPGLIMLVWSLGGAVAILGAFVFAELAARRPADGGLYAYMRDAYHPVIAFMYGWTLLIVSQSGGMAASAVTFAGYFTPLTGLHVEPKLLAVIVLSVLTIVNCLGVRESTNFQNAFMILKIGAIGALIGFGLFAHPQAQAALPVMGFSTTFALFSAMGVAMIPVLFAYSGWQTSTFMTGELKNPAKSLPRGMLYGVGGVVVLYLLVNFVCVHVLGAHALMNSDTPASDVMRVAMGAMGERLIALAVALSTLGFLSNQILVSPRVYHAMATDGLFFKQIGWVHPVTRVPMIAIGLQGLFAIVITLSGSYSQILNYVTSVDYVFFGLAAIALFIFRRRDRSSGIDGAVGFKVPGHPITTAIFLIVAWSVVVDTFVKYPSNSVWGLGILFVAVPIYFIWLRRSRASPTDKIA, via the coding sequence ATGGACGCGATACCGGTAAAGCAGCGGACGCTGCTTCGGCGGCTGGGCTCTTTCGATGCCGCGCTCATCGTCATGGGCGGCATTATCGGCTCCGGGATCTTTCGGAACCCCTCGGTCGTCGCGGCGCGCGTTCACACCCCCGGACTCATCATGCTCGTCTGGTCGCTGGGCGGCGCGGTTGCAATCCTGGGCGCCTTCGTGTTCGCCGAGCTAGCCGCACGCCGCCCGGCCGACGGCGGTCTCTATGCGTACATGCGCGACGCCTACCACCCCGTCATCGCGTTCATGTATGGCTGGACGCTGCTGATCGTTTCGCAGAGCGGCGGCATGGCCGCCTCGGCCGTAACGTTTGCCGGCTATTTCACGCCGCTGACGGGATTGCACGTGGAGCCCAAACTGCTCGCCGTGATCGTCTTGAGCGTACTCACGATCGTGAACTGTCTGGGCGTACGCGAGTCGACCAACTTCCAAAACGCCTTTATGATCCTGAAGATCGGCGCGATCGGCGCGCTAATCGGATTCGGGCTCTTCGCTCACCCGCAAGCGCAAGCCGCGCTGCCGGTAATGGGTTTTTCAACGACGTTCGCGCTCTTTAGCGCCATGGGCGTGGCGATGATCCCGGTGCTCTTCGCCTACAGCGGCTGGCAGACGTCCACGTTTATGACGGGCGAACTCAAGAACCCGGCAAAATCGCTGCCGCGCGGCATGCTTTACGGCGTGGGCGGCGTCGTCGTTCTTTACCTGCTCGTCAATTTCGTTTGCGTTCACGTCCTCGGCGCGCACGCGCTGATGAACAGTGACACCCCCGCCTCCGACGTCATGCGCGTCGCCATGGGTGCGATGGGCGAACGCCTTATCGCGCTCGCCGTCGCACTCTCAACGCTCGGTTTTTTAAGCAATCAGATTTTGGTTTCGCCGCGCGTCTACCATGCGATGGCCACCGACGGACTCTTTTTCAAGCAGATCGGCTGGGTGCATCCCGTCACGCGCGTGCCGATGATCGCGATCGGCCTGCAAGGACTCTTCGCGATCGTCATCACGCTCTCGGGGAGTTACAGCCAGATCCTCAACTACGTGACGTCGGTCGACTACGTCTTCTTCGGGCTGGCCGCAATCGCGCTCTTCATTTTTCGCCGCCGCGATCGCAGCAGCGGTATCGATGGCGCGGTCGGCTTTAAGGTGCCCGGCCACCCGATTACGACCGCGATTTTTCTCATCGTCGCGTGGAGCGTCGTGGTCGACACGTTCGTGAAATACCCGTCGAACAGCGTGTGGGGATTGGGCATTCTATTCGTTGCCGTGCCGATTTATTTCATCTGGCTGCGCCGCTCGCGCGCGTCGCCTACTGATAAAATAGCGTGA
- a CDS encoding 2-oxoacid:ferredoxin oxidoreductase subunit beta: MTATNVNIIGLTRDVYKGLPSTLCAGCGHNSITNHLIKALYEYGVQPHRLAKMSGIGCSSKTPAYFVDSAHGFNSLHGRMPSAATGAKLANRELLVLGISGDGDTASIGLGQFAHMIRRNIDCTYIVENNGCYGLTKGQFSATADVGSSSKGGKRNEYETIDICGVALELGATFVARSFSGDGKQLVPLLEAAFSHRGTAILDIVSPCVTFNDHEGSTKSYAHVKEHGFALHAPDFIAGSQEIVVDYEPGAAQDVEFEDGSHVILRKLDVEHDVTDRLGASRILHQTRERGELLTGLLYVDTKSRDFCEREAMPSAPLAHLGSSELRIGRDDWAALMAAGG; this comes from the coding sequence ATGACCGCAACGAACGTCAATATCATCGGCCTCACCCGCGACGTGTACAAGGGCTTGCCTTCCACGCTCTGCGCGGGCTGCGGCCACAATTCCATTACCAATCACTTGATCAAGGCGCTCTACGAGTACGGCGTGCAGCCGCACCGGCTCGCCAAGATGAGCGGTATCGGCTGCTCCTCAAAGACGCCGGCCTACTTCGTGGATAGCGCGCACGGCTTTAACAGCCTGCACGGACGCATGCCTTCGGCGGCGACGGGCGCGAAACTCGCCAACCGCGAGTTGCTGGTCCTCGGCATCAGCGGCGACGGCGACACCGCGAGTATCGGTTTGGGACAGTTCGCGCATATGATTCGCCGCAATATCGATTGCACGTACATCGTTGAAAACAACGGCTGCTACGGCCTAACGAAAGGGCAATTTTCGGCGACCGCGGATGTAGGCTCTTCCTCGAAGGGCGGCAAGCGCAACGAGTACGAAACGATCGACATCTGCGGCGTCGCGCTGGAACTTGGCGCGACGTTCGTCGCGCGTTCCTTCTCCGGCGACGGCAAGCAATTGGTCCCGTTGCTCGAGGCGGCTTTCTCGCATCGCGGAACCGCGATACTCGACATCGTCAGTCCGTGCGTGACCTTCAACGATCACGAAGGATCGACGAAGAGCTACGCGCACGTGAAGGAACACGGTTTCGCGCTGCACGCACCGGACTTTATAGCCGGCAGCCAAGAGATCGTCGTCGACTACGAACCCGGCGCGGCGCAAGACGTCGAGTTCGAGGACGGTTCGCACGTGATTTTGCGCAAGCTGGACGTGGAACACGACGTGACCGATCGGCTCGGTGCGTCGCGCATCCTTCATCAAACGCGCGAGCGCGGCGAACTGCTCACCGGGCTGCTCTACGTGGATACCAAGTCGCGCGATTTCTGCGAGCGCGAGGCGATGCCGTCGGCGCCGCTCGCGCACCTCGGGTCGTCGGAGCTGCGTATCGGCCGCGACGATTGGGCCGCGCTGATGGCGGCCGGCGGATGA
- the groL gene encoding chaperonin GroEL (60 kDa chaperone family; promotes refolding of misfolded polypeptides especially under stressful conditions; forms two stacked rings of heptamers to form a barrel-shaped 14mer; ends can be capped by GroES; misfolded proteins enter the barrel where they are refolded when GroES binds): MAAKQLVFDENARRALERGANMLADAVKVTLGPKGRNVVLDKKFGSPTITNDGVTIAKEIELADPFENMGAQLVKEVASKTNDIAGDGTTTATVLAQAIIREGLRNVTAGSNPLLIKRGIEKAVEIAVAEMESFKQTVDTKEKIAQVASISANDKEIGSLIADAMEKVGKDGVITVEESKSMKTEVETKDGMLFDKGYISPYMATDMERMEAVLADPFILVTERKISAIADILPVLEKIVQMQKPLLIIAEDVEGEALATLVVNKLRGTFTTVAVKAPGFGDRRKEMLKDIAALTGATVISEELGLKLDKVTQDQLGRAKTVKITKEETTIVDGQGDQSAIKGRIEMIKRQVEETDSDFDREKLQERLAKLSGGVAVIQVGAATETELKEKKHRIEDALSATRAAVQEGMIPGGGSSLVHAVKAIEKYAPPATNGHASTVADEKIGIDIIRKALEEPLRQIAYNAGYEGSVEVNRVKTEKAPKGFDAMSGEIVDMFAAGIVEPFKVTRSALQNAASIGALILTTETLIADKPEPKKDGGGMPGGMGGGMGGYDMM, encoded by the coding sequence ATGGCTGCAAAACAATTAGTATTCGACGAGAACGCTCGTCGCGCCCTCGAACGCGGCGCGAACATGCTCGCCGACGCCGTCAAAGTGACGCTCGGGCCGAAGGGCCGCAACGTCGTTCTCGACAAAAAGTTCGGTTCGCCCACGATCACGAACGATGGCGTAACGATCGCCAAAGAGATCGAACTGGCCGACCCGTTCGAAAACATGGGCGCCCAACTCGTTAAAGAAGTCGCCTCGAAGACCAACGATATCGCCGGCGACGGCACGACCACCGCGACGGTTCTGGCGCAAGCCATCATTCGCGAAGGTCTGCGCAACGTGACCGCCGGTTCGAATCCGCTGCTGATCAAGCGCGGCATCGAGAAGGCCGTGGAGATCGCGGTTGCCGAGATGGAATCGTTCAAGCAAACCGTCGACACCAAAGAGAAGATCGCGCAAGTCGCATCGATCTCGGCCAACGACAAAGAAATCGGCTCGCTCATCGCCGACGCGATGGAGAAGGTCGGTAAAGACGGCGTCATCACGGTCGAAGAGTCGAAGTCGATGAAGACCGAAGTCGAAACCAAAGACGGCATGCTCTTCGACAAGGGCTACATTTCGCCGTACATGGCCACCGACATGGAGCGCATGGAGGCGGTTCTCGCCGATCCGTTCATCCTCGTCACCGAGCGTAAGATCTCGGCGATCGCCGACATCCTCCCGGTGCTCGAGAAGATCGTGCAGATGCAGAAGCCGCTGCTGATCATCGCCGAGGACGTGGAAGGCGAAGCGCTCGCGACGCTCGTCGTTAACAAGCTCCGCGGTACGTTCACGACCGTCGCCGTCAAGGCGCCGGGCTTCGGGGACCGACGCAAAGAGATGCTCAAGGACATCGCCGCGCTCACCGGCGCGACCGTCATCTCCGAAGAGCTCGGGCTCAAGCTCGACAAGGTCACGCAAGACCAGCTCGGCCGCGCGAAGACGGTCAAGATCACCAAAGAAGAGACCACGATCGTCGACGGTCAGGGCGACCAAAGCGCGATCAAGGGCCGCATCGAGATGATCAAGCGCCAGGTCGAAGAGACCGACAGCGACTTCGATCGCGAGAAGCTGCAGGAACGCCTTGCCAAGCTCTCGGGCGGCGTAGCCGTCATTCAAGTCGGCGCCGCGACCGAAACCGAACTCAAAGAGAAGAAACATCGCATCGAAGACGCGCTGAGCGCGACGCGCGCGGCCGTCCAAGAAGGCATGATCCCGGGCGGCGGCTCGTCGCTCGTGCATGCGGTTAAAGCGATCGAGAAGTACGCTCCGCCTGCGACCAACGGCCACGCGTCGACGGTTGCCGACGAAAAGATCGGTATCGATATCATTCGCAAGGCGCTCGAAGAGCCGCTTCGTCAGATCGCGTACAACGCGGGATACGAAGGCTCGGTCGAAGTGAACCGCGTCAAGACCGAAAAAGCTCCCAAAGGCTTCGACGCCATGAGCGGCGAGATCGTCGACATGTTCGCGGCCGGAATCGTGGAGCCGTTCAAAGTGACGCGCTCGGCGCTCCAAAACGCGGCCTCGATCGGCGCGCTGATCCTGACCACGGAAACCCTCATCGCCGACAAACCGGAGCCCAAGAAAGACGGCGGCGGAATGCCGGGCGGCATGGGCGGCGGCATGGGCGGCTACGACATGATGTAA
- a CDS encoding zinc-binding dehydrogenase, which produces MKATVYHGAGDVRLETVADPVIKEPADAIVRVVRAAICGSDLWFYRGITQWTPGDRTGHEFLGIVEEIGRDVRSVKKGDYVIAPFVSSDGTCEYCRAGLQTSCVHMTNWGDDANGAQAQAVRVPYADGTLVRMDEALANDPQKLTASTALTDVLPTGHHGVVSAQTQAGGTVVVVGDGAVGLCAVLSAAKQIGAERVIAVGHNAKRLEIAKRFGATHTFNSHDAGVGEAIRELTKGGSSSVVEAVGNQESMDLAIELARPGGIVAFVGVPANVQTPPLRTLFLNNVSLRGALAPARAYIPELLDAIVAGRIDPSPVFDLTLPLERVAEGYKAMDERSAIKVLLEVR; this is translated from the coding sequence ATGAAAGCCACCGTTTATCACGGCGCCGGCGACGTGCGCCTCGAGACCGTTGCCGACCCCGTCATCAAAGAACCCGCCGACGCCATCGTGCGCGTCGTACGCGCCGCGATCTGCGGGTCGGATCTTTGGTTTTACCGCGGCATTACGCAATGGACTCCAGGCGACCGAACCGGCCACGAATTTCTCGGTATCGTTGAGGAGATCGGCCGCGACGTACGCAGCGTCAAGAAGGGCGACTACGTGATCGCGCCGTTCGTTTCGAGCGACGGCACGTGCGAATACTGCCGCGCCGGACTGCAAACGTCGTGCGTGCATATGACCAACTGGGGCGACGACGCCAACGGCGCGCAAGCGCAGGCCGTGCGCGTTCCTTATGCGGACGGAACGCTGGTGCGCATGGACGAAGCGCTCGCAAACGACCCGCAAAAACTGACCGCCAGCACCGCGCTCACCGACGTGCTGCCCACGGGGCATCACGGCGTCGTGAGCGCGCAAACGCAGGCCGGTGGAACCGTCGTGGTGGTCGGCGACGGCGCGGTCGGACTCTGCGCGGTACTTTCCGCCGCCAAACAGATCGGCGCCGAACGAGTGATCGCCGTCGGTCACAACGCCAAACGATTGGAGATCGCCAAACGCTTCGGCGCGACCCACACCTTCAACTCACACGACGCCGGCGTCGGCGAAGCTATTCGCGAGCTGACCAAGGGCGGTTCGAGCAGCGTCGTCGAGGCGGTCGGGAATCAAGAGAGCATGGATCTGGCGATCGAACTCGCGCGACCCGGCGGTATCGTCGCCTTCGTCGGCGTTCCGGCCAACGTGCAGACGCCGCCGCTGCGCACGCTCTTTCTCAACAACGTCTCGCTGCGCGGCGCGCTCGCACCGGCGCGCGCCTACATTCCCGAGCTGCTCGATGCAATCGTCGCGGGGCGCATCGACCCGTCGCCGGTCTTCGATCTCACGTTGCCGCTGGAGCGCGTTGCGGAAGGCTATAAAGCGATGGACGAACGATCGGCGATCAAGGTACTGCTCGAAGTGCGGTGA
- the alr gene encoding alanine racemase — protein MIGEVRISLPALRENARNLRALVAPAKCAFVVKGNAYGHGLVASALAIEDVASRICVYSLDEAVALRDGGVTAPLLVLGPVPPADLDAALGAKTAIALWDTGAYADGVAQAARKRNAPFPVHVKIDTGATRLGLDATAAPGAIDAYLRKPELAIDGVFSHLASAEELDSPFTQQQLDRFTKVRAQAAPLLEARGAQPVWHIAASAAAMLWPQTRLDLVRVGIALYGLWPSTQTHAAMTPGGLVLEPALAFTSTLVATRWVEPGTSVGYGGSYHAPRRMRIGVVPLGYADGIPRLLSNQGEFAVAGVRCPIVGRVCMNMTMLDLSGAPAAAAGSRVTLIGRDGEATIGADDWARWAQTINYEIVTRIPAEIPRRYEETSRFAGTFYEA, from the coding sequence GTGATCGGCGAAGTCCGCATCTCGCTGCCGGCGCTGCGCGAGAACGCCCGCAATCTGCGCGCGCTCGTCGCGCCGGCCAAGTGCGCGTTCGTCGTGAAAGGCAATGCCTACGGCCACGGGCTGGTCGCATCGGCGCTCGCGATCGAAGACGTTGCATCGCGCATCTGCGTCTACTCGCTCGACGAAGCCGTTGCCTTACGCGACGGCGGCGTCACCGCGCCGCTGCTCGTGCTCGGTCCCGTTCCGCCGGCCGATCTCGATGCGGCCCTCGGCGCGAAGACGGCGATCGCGTTATGGGATACGGGCGCGTACGCGGATGGCGTAGCGCAGGCCGCGCGCAAACGCAACGCGCCGTTTCCCGTTCACGTCAAAATCGATACGGGCGCGACGCGCCTGGGCCTGGATGCCACCGCCGCGCCCGGCGCGATCGACGCCTATCTGCGTAAGCCCGAACTTGCCATCGACGGCGTGTTTTCGCATTTGGCCTCGGCCGAGGAGCTGGATTCACCCTTCACGCAGCAGCAGCTCGATCGTTTCACGAAAGTGCGAGCGCAGGCCGCTCCGCTTTTGGAGGCGCGCGGCGCGCAGCCCGTTTGGCATATCGCCGCCTCCGCCGCCGCTATGCTCTGGCCGCAGACGCGACTGGATCTGGTGCGCGTGGGAATCGCGCTCTACGGCCTCTGGCCATCGACGCAGACGCACGCGGCAATGACGCCCGGCGGGCTGGTGCTCGAACCCGCACTCGCGTTTACCAGCACCCTCGTCGCCACGCGATGGGTCGAGCCGGGCACGTCGGTCGGCTACGGCGGAAGCTACCACGCTCCGCGCCGCATGCGCATCGGCGTGGTGCCGCTGGGGTATGCCGACGGCATCCCGCGCCTGCTCTCCAATCAGGGCGAATTTGCCGTCGCCGGAGTTCGCTGCCCGATCGTCGGCCGCGTCTGCATGAATATGACGATGCTCGACCTCAGCGGCGCGCCGGCCGCCGCGGCCGGAAGCCGCGTGACCCTCATCGGGCGCGACGGGGAGGCGACGATCGGAGCCGACGATTGGGCCCGCTGGGCGCAGACGATCAACTACGAGATCGTCACCCGCATCCCGGCCGAGATTCCGCGACGCTACGAAGAAACTTCCCGGTTCGCGGGTACGTTCTATGAAGCGTAA
- a CDS encoding Hsp20/alpha crystallin family protein, whose protein sequence is MDPDDPRSEFERLFAELVRRPRGGRFEPNVDVVHDEAGGLLLVKIEIAGADAESLRIFVDERHLFISGRRAAAAHLRTGSFLQKEIEYGDFVKKIHLPIAVQYGDVTATYGDGMLTIALPIAEREYIPTTRTEIRLIVKRILV, encoded by the coding sequence ATGGATCCTGACGACCCTCGCTCCGAATTCGAACGGCTCTTCGCCGAATTGGTGCGGCGTCCGCGCGGCGGGCGTTTCGAACCCAACGTCGACGTGGTGCATGACGAAGCGGGCGGCCTCTTGCTTGTGAAAATTGAGATCGCCGGCGCCGACGCCGAGAGTCTGCGGATCTTCGTGGACGAGCGCCATCTCTTTATCTCAGGCCGCCGTGCGGCCGCGGCGCATCTGCGTACCGGGTCCTTCCTGCAAAAAGAGATCGAGTACGGCGATTTCGTCAAGAAAATCCATCTTCCGATCGCCGTTCAATACGGGGACGTAACTGCAACCTACGGAGACGGCATGCTGACGATCGCATTGCCGATCGCCGAGCGCGAGTATATTCCAACTACGCGCACCGAAATTCGCCTGATCGTTAAAAGGATTCTCGTTTAG
- a CDS encoding alpha/beta hydrolase has product MNARTFDHAYTLYGDARNPPLLFIHGIRLGREIWRAHALALAGEYRVATLDLPGHGALAELSFELPLVEALLAHVIDDVLGRPPIVIGYSLGGYVAMQLAHDSPERTAGLVLADCTLDLSGWLRHPYDWTMRATSGIPTGALQRALSLLFRLTLPREIARTIIPLPFNRSVFADVSRAGRGVSFSDRLRGYDKPALIVNGEWDMLFRTDERTFARAANARVAVIRHSDHVAPLRKPDEFTQLVRAFAAEVYRGGHGIIARWTRYR; this is encoded by the coding sequence GTGAACGCGCGCACGTTCGATCACGCGTACACGCTCTACGGTGACGCGCGAAATCCGCCGCTGCTCTTCATACACGGCATCCGTTTGGGGCGCGAGATTTGGCGCGCGCACGCACTGGCACTGGCCGGCGAGTATCGGGTCGCCACGCTCGATCTTCCGGGTCATGGGGCGCTCGCGGAACTGTCGTTCGAGCTGCCGCTAGTCGAGGCGCTGCTCGCGCACGTGATCGACGATGTGTTGGGGCGGCCGCCAATCGTCATCGGATACTCGCTGGGCGGCTACGTCGCGATGCAGCTCGCACACGACTCGCCGGAGCGCACGGCCGGACTCGTGCTGGCGGATTGCACGCTCGATCTGAGCGGATGGCTGCGCCATCCATACGATTGGACGATGCGCGCCACCTCGGGAATCCCGACGGGCGCGCTCCAGCGCGCGCTCTCGTTGCTCTTTCGCTTGACGCTGCCGCGCGAGATCGCGCGAACGATCATCCCGCTGCCGTTCAATCGCTCGGTCTTCGCGGACGTGAGCCGCGCCGGCCGCGGCGTCTCCTTTAGCGACCGGCTGCGCGGTTACGACAAACCCGCACTCATCGTCAACGGCGAGTGGGATATGCTCTTTCGCACCGACGAGCGAACCTTCGCACGCGCCGCTAACGCGCGGGTCGCCGTGATCCGCCACAGCGACCATGTCGCGCCGCTTCGCAAGCCGGATGAGTTTACTCAATTGGTTCGCGCGTTCGCGGCCGAGGTGTACCGCGGCGGGCACGGAATCATCGCCCGATGGACGCGATACCGGTAA
- the groES gene encoding co-chaperone GroES, translating to MNLKPLGDRVVVEHVEQSEKSAGGVFLPDTAKEKPQEGMIRAVGTGRTLDNGTTLPMSVKVGDRVIYSKYSGSEVKVDGKDVLIISEKDVLAIVPAGA from the coding sequence GTGAATCTCAAGCCTTTGGGCGATCGCGTGGTCGTCGAGCATGTTGAGCAGTCCGAGAAGAGCGCCGGCGGCGTTTTTCTTCCCGATACTGCCAAAGAGAAACCGCAAGAGGGCATGATCCGTGCGGTTGGCACCGGCCGCACGCTTGACAACGGCACCACGCTTCCGATGAGCGTGAAGGTCGGCGATCGCGTCATCTATTCGAAATATTCGGGCAGCGAAGTTAAAGTCGACGGAAAAGACGTTCTCATCATTTCCGAAAAAGACGTTCTCGCCATCGTTCCGGCCGGCGCATAA